One Campylobacter sp. MG1 genomic window carries:
- a CDS encoding sodium-dependent transporter, translating into MNTFSKIGFILAVAGSAVGLGNAWKFPTMVGTNGGSAFVLLFILLTLCVGFIMFLCELYIGKTSGLDPVGAYYKLAPSNKKAWSLVGFSMIGALLIVSFYSVIIGWIVYYLYHSLMALFNFTSLNVDINENAKLFVNLLEKNVTAEIICFSIVFFLAFWVVSRGIKNGIEKLNVIMMPTLFVLLLLMLCYSFTQNGFADAFKFLFKPDFSKITSSSFLEALGLACFSLSIGAGSIITYSASLPEKTNFISSTFYIIFINLLIGLMMGLIVFSFIFEFNADPSAQGPGLIFISLISLFAKLGFLGKILAITFFIALFFAGITSAVSMIEPFVFFLINKFNMKRIKAIILLGILVYILGLMCIFSTISDTKDSLTFFGMGFFDILDYLSSNIIMPFGSFMAAIFVGYFLSCKDLYKTFYPYTGDLGFKVWYFFARFVAPLAVIIIVYFKFKG; encoded by the coding sequence GTGAATACATTTAGCAAAATTGGATTTATACTAGCTGTTGCTGGTTCGGCGGTAGGATTAGGAAATGCTTGGAAATTTCCTACGATGGTAGGGACTAATGGTGGTTCTGCTTTTGTGTTATTATTTATATTACTTACACTTTGTGTTGGTTTTATTATGTTTTTATGTGAACTTTATATAGGTAAGACTAGCGGACTTGATCCTGTTGGAGCTTATTATAAGTTAGCACCTAGTAATAAAAAAGCATGGAGTTTAGTAGGCTTTAGTATGATTGGTGCGTTGTTAATAGTAAGCTTTTATAGTGTTATAATTGGTTGGATTGTTTATTATTTATACCATAGTTTGATGGCTTTATTTAATTTTACAAGTTTAAATGTAGACATAAATGAAAATGCTAAATTGTTTGTAAATTTATTAGAAAAGAATGTAACAGCTGAGATAATTTGCTTTTCTATAGTATTTTTTCTAGCCTTTTGGGTTGTTTCACGTGGTATTAAAAATGGAATCGAAAAATTAAATGTAATAATGATGCCTACTTTATTTGTGCTTTTATTGCTAATGCTTTGTTATAGCTTTACTCAAAATGGTTTTGCTGATGCATTTAAATTTTTATTTAAACCAGATTTTAGCAAAATTACTTCAAGTTCGTTTTTAGAAGCACTTGGACTTGCGTGTTTTTCATTAAGTATAGGTGCTGGTAGTATTATTACATATTCAGCTAGTTTACCTGAAAAAACTAATTTTATAAGTTCGACTTTTTATATAATTTTTATAAATCTTTTAATAGGTCTTATGATGGGACTTATTGTTTTTTCTTTTATTTTTGAATTTAACGCTGACCCTAGTGCACAAGGCCCTGGATTAATTTTTATAAGTTTGATATCTTTGTTTGCTAAATTAGGATTTTTAGGAAAAATTTTAGCTATAACATTTTTCATAGCTTTATTTTTTGCAGGAATTACCAGTGCTGTTTCTATGATAGAACCTTTCGTATTCTTTTTGATAAATAAATTTAATATGAAAAGAATTAAAGCAATAATTTTACTTGGAATTTTAGTTTATATTTTAGGACTTATGTGTATTTTTTCAACTATTAGCGATACAAAAGATAGCCTTACATTTTTTGGAATGGGATTTTTTGACATCTTAGATTATTTAAGCTCAAATATAATTATGCCTTTTGGTTCATTTATGGCAGCAATTTTTGTTGGATATTTTTTAAGTTGTAAGGATTTATATAAAACTTTTTATCCTTATACAGGTGATTTAGGTTTTAAAGTGTGGTATTTCTTCGCTAGATTTGTAGCTCCACTTGCAGTAATAATTATTGTTTATTTTAAATTTAAAGGATAA
- a CDS encoding sodium-dependent transporter, which produces MGFVLALAGGAVGLGNAWKFPTMVGTNGGSAFMLLYLFLCLTIGISLFLAEIALGKITKSDLATSYFTLAKFKPNLCKVGGIFMLTGIFVLSFYLVVLSLVFHYIFLSFSLPQDLKSAGELFGKAIGGDIFVSIICFSICFFLTIYVVSKGIINGIERLNIILMPTLFVLLLLMLCFSLTQDGFLKACEFLFKPDFSKLSINSLLDALGLSLFTLCLGIGCISTYAASLDEKTNILKSSLFVVFINLLIGIMMGLIVFTFIFSYGANPNESGAGLVFVSLTTLFSKLDVLGSIFSCIFFIALFFAGITSAVSMIEPFTFYLENKMSRKKALIIIGIFVYIIGILALLGMANKLSFDTFSALDFLTSNIMLPLGVLFSSIYVGFLMKRYAFFRVFIDIFGKTLTKYYFVFLQYITPVIIILILINNFYPISNFFK; this is translated from the coding sequence ATAGGTTTTGTTTTAGCACTTGCAGGTGGTGCCGTAGGGCTTGGCAACGCTTGGAAATTTCCTACAATGGTTGGAACTAATGGTGGTTCAGCCTTTATGCTACTTTATTTGTTTTTATGTTTGACAATCGGAATTTCATTATTCTTAGCAGAAATTGCATTAGGAAAAATTACTAAAAGTGATTTAGCTACAAGTTATTTTACCCTCGCTAAATTTAAGCCAAATTTATGCAAAGTAGGTGGGATTTTTATGCTTACCGGAATATTTGTATTATCATTTTATTTAGTAGTTTTATCTTTAGTATTTCATTATATATTTTTAAGTTTTTCTTTACCACAAGATTTAAAAAGTGCTGGAGAATTATTTGGAAAGGCTATAGGTGGTGATATATTTGTTAGTATAATTTGTTTTAGTATATGCTTTTTTTTAACAATTTATGTTGTTAGTAAAGGTATTATAAATGGAATTGAAAGATTAAATATTATATTAATGCCAACACTTTTTGTATTACTTTTATTAATGTTGTGCTTTAGTTTGACACAAGATGGTTTTTTGAAAGCTTGTGAATTTTTATTTAAACCTGATTTTAGTAAATTGAGTATAAATTCACTTTTAGATGCTCTAGGACTTAGTCTTTTTACTTTATGTCTTGGGATAGGCTGTATTAGCACTTATGCTGCTAGTTTAGATGAAAAAACTAATATTTTAAAATCAAGTTTATTTGTAGTGTTTATAAATCTTTTAATAGGCATTATGATGGGTCTTATTGTATTTACATTTATATTTTCTTATGGAGCAAATCCTAATGAAAGTGGAGCTGGACTTGTTTTTGTTAGTCTTACTACACTTTTTTCAAAACTTGATGTTTTGGGTTCAATTTTTTCTTGTATATTTTTTATAGCTTTATTTTTTGCTGGGATTACTAGTGCTGTTTCTATGATTGAGCCATTTACATTCTATCTTGAAAACAAAATGAGTAGAAAAAAAGCTTTGATTATTATTGGAATTTTTGTTTATATAATAGGTATTTTAGCTCTTCTTGGAATGGCTAATAAGCTTAGTTTTGATACTTTTAGTGCATTAGATTTTTTAACTAGTAATATTATGCTTCCTTTAGGGGTATTATTTTCTAGCATTTATGTAGGATTTTTAATGAAAAGATATGCATTTTTTAGAGTATTTATAGATATTTTTGGAAAAACATTAACTAAATATTATTTTGTATTTTTACAGTACATAACACCTGTGATTATAATTTTGATATTAATTAACAATTTTTACCCAATTAGTAATTTTTTTAAGTAG
- the pckA gene encoding phosphoenolpyruvate carboxykinase (ATP), giving the protein MIMLEKLGIVNVGKIYHNLSYDELREHEIRCKEGEVCQNDTFAVDTGVFTGRSPKDKYFVNAAPSNEHIAWGSVNLACTKTTFNDNLRKAKEYLSGRDLYIMDVFCGASKSSRKKIRFITEIAWQAHFVKNMFIRPSKGELENFEPDFVIINACKLSNELYKHQNLNSDVFVGFDIENNIGLILGTWYGGEMKKGVFSMMNYWLPLQGKMSMHCSANVGKDGDVCLFFGLSGTGKTTLSTDANRALIGDDEHGWDDEGVFNFEGGCYAKCINLDKDSEPEIYAAIKKNALLENVVITRDKNVDFCDASKTENTRVSYPIEHIPNHEPSLSAGHPSNIIFLCADAFGVLPPVSKLNNTQAMYYFLSGYTAKVAGTERGIKEPVATFSACFGEPFMPLDPSVYAKLLGEKIKKHNVNVYLVNTGWSGGSYGVGKRMSIKATRSCINAILDGSIQNCEFYNYDVFNLAVPKSLAGVDEKLLHPEQTWENENDFYKTRIKLAKMFIENFKRYGESADEFLAASPKV; this is encoded by the coding sequence ATAATAATGCTAGAGAAGTTAGGAATTGTTAATGTTGGTAAAATTTATCATAATTTAAGTTATGATGAGTTAAGAGAACATGAAATTCGTTGCAAGGAAGGTGAAGTTTGTCAAAATGATACATTTGCAGTTGATACTGGTGTTTTTACTGGTAGAAGCCCTAAAGATAAATATTTTGTAAATGCCGCACCATCAAATGAACATATAGCTTGGGGTAGTGTAAATTTAGCTTGTACAAAAACTACTTTTAATGATAATTTAAGAAAAGCTAAAGAATATTTAAGTGGTCGTGATTTATATATAATGGATGTATTTTGTGGAGCTAGTAAGAGTTCTCGTAAAAAAATTAGATTTATAACTGAGATTGCGTGGCAAGCACATTTTGTTAAAAATATGTTTATTCGTCCTAGTAAGGGAGAATTAGAAAATTTTGAACCTGATTTTGTGATAATTAATGCTTGTAAATTAAGTAATGAGTTATATAAACATCAAAATTTAAATAGCGATGTATTTGTAGGATTTGATATAGAAAATAACATAGGATTAATTCTTGGCACTTGGTATGGTGGCGAGATGAAAAAAGGTGTATTTTCTATGATGAATTACTGGTTGCCTTTACAAGGTAAGATGAGTATGCATTGTAGTGCGAATGTTGGTAAAGATGGAGATGTTTGCTTATTCTTTGGTCTTAGTGGCACAGGCAAAACTACTCTTAGCACAGACGCAAATCGTGCTTTAATAGGTGATGATGAGCATGGTTGGGATGATGAGGGTGTATTTAATTTTGAGGGTGGTTGCTATGCAAAATGTATTAACCTTGATAAGGATAGTGAACCTGAAATTTATGCAGCGATTAAGAAAAATGCTTTACTCGAAAATGTTGTAATAACTAGAGATAAAAATGTTGATTTTTGCGATGCTAGTAAGACAGAAAATACTCGTGTAAGTTATCCAATAGAGCATATCCCAAATCATGAACCAAGTCTTAGTGCAGGCCATCCATCTAATATAATTTTCTTATGTGCTGATGCTTTCGGTGTTTTACCTCCTGTATCAAAACTAAACAACACTCAAGCAATGTATTATTTTTTAAGTGGATATACTGCAAAAGTTGCAGGAACTGAGCGTGGTATAAAAGAGCCTGTTGCTACATTTTCTGCTTGTTTTGGCGAACCATTTATGCCACTTGACCCTAGTGTTTATGCGAAATTATTAGGCGAAAAGATTAAAAAACACAATGTAAATGTGTATTTAGTAAACACCGGTTGGAGCGGTGGAAGTTATGGTGTTGGTAAAAGAATGAGTATAAAAGCTACAAGGTCTTGCATTAACGCTATTTTAGACGGCTCTATTCAAAATTGTGAATTTTATAATTACGATGTGTTTAATTTAGCTGTGCCTAAGAGTTTAGCTGGAGTTGATGAAAAATTATTACACCCTGAACAAACTTGGGAAAATGAGAATGATTTTTATAAAACTAGAATAAAGCTTGCTAAAATGTTTATAGAAAATTTCAAAAGATACGGCGAAAGTGCCGATGAATTTTTAGCAGCTAGTCCTAAGGTATGA
- a CDS encoding MFS transporter, translating to MYRWVLASAFFFIGLIAYMDRANISVVASFIMNEFHIDKTTFGMLNSLFFLAYALGQIPAGILTQKLGNKTMIILGLFFWSIFTILTPLASSFLMLCIIRILFGLGESPIFVSSTAFNNNWFGTKEKAMAASFVLAGSYFGPVIAPFISVWLLENYGWQSVFYVFGCVGLIIALIFYIFSSSSPENNKFISKKELNFILKERFNDDNNKTTWKNFLKNKELYALGIAYFCVIYIYGMFMVWLPTFLLEAKGMDLKSMGIYAGAPWLCLSIAVAFTGFASDKILKFTNDYIKARIHLAILGLLLFAISVYFVVYSNSFFISILALSLGFGFIGFPIVTCWAMCIDKGRKQAATLSAYMNFYGCIGTTISPLVIGYIVENYNWNLAILINLIPAAIGILALFFVKPQNQAV from the coding sequence ATGTATAGATGGGTCTTGGCTAGTGCTTTCTTTTTTATAGGACTTATAGCCTATATGGATAGAGCAAATATTTCTGTAGTTGCTAGTTTTATTATGAATGAATTTCATATAGATAAAACTACTTTTGGAATGTTAAATTCATTGTTTTTCTTAGCTTATGCATTAGGTCAAATTCCAGCAGGAATTTTAACACAAAAATTAGGTAATAAAACAATGATTATTTTAGGTTTATTCTTTTGGTCTATTTTTACAATTTTAACACCGTTAGCTAGTAGCTTTTTAATGCTTTGCATTATTAGAATTTTGTTTGGATTAGGAGAATCACCTATATTTGTAAGTAGTACCGCATTTAATAACAACTGGTTTGGTACAAAAGAAAAAGCTATGGCAGCATCATTTGTATTAGCTGGTTCTTATTTTGGACCTGTGATAGCACCATTCATATCTGTTTGGTTATTAGAAAATTATGGTTGGCAAAGTGTATTTTATGTTTTTGGTTGTGTAGGATTAATAATAGCTTTAATATTTTATATTTTTAGTAGTTCTAGTCCTGAAAATAATAAATTTATAAGTAAAAAAGAATTAAATTTCATTCTAAAAGAAAGATTTAATGACGATAATAATAAAACTACTTGGAAAAATTTTCTTAAAAACAAAGAATTATATGCTCTAGGAATTGCTTATTTTTGTGTAATTTACATTTATGGTATGTTTATGGTATGGCTACCTACTTTTTTATTAGAAGCAAAAGGTATGGATTTAAAATCAATGGGTATTTACGCTGGTGCTCCTTGGCTTTGCCTTAGCATTGCTGTCGCATTTACAGGATTTGCAAGCGATAAAATTTTAAAATTTACAAACGACTATATAAAAGCTAGAATTCATTTAGCAATTTTAGGACTTTTATTATTTGCAATTAGTGTTTATTTTGTTGTCTATTCTAATAGCTTTTTTATAAGCATTTTAGCACTTAGCTTAGGTTTTGGATTTATAGGTTTTCCAATAGTAACTTGCTGGGCTATGTGTATTGATAAAGGAAGAAAACAAGCTGCAACATTAAGTGCTTATATGAATTTTTATGGTTGCATAGGAACTACAATATCACCACTTGTAATAGGATATATAGTAGAAAATTACAACTGGAATCTAGCTATTTTAATAAACCTAATTCCAGCTGCGATTGGAATACTTGCATTGTTTTTTGTAAAACCACAAAACCAAGCTGTATAA
- a CDS encoding sodium-dependent transporter, whose translation MREQFSKIGFILAMAGSAVGLGNAWKFPTMVGTNGGSVFILLYLILTFLIAFMVFLGELSIGKITRKDAVGAFSELANKGKNIWGLAGFFMIGAILIICFYSVVIGWILKYIYSSFFTLPNTTDAAGAMFNKLISDDLSSQFTCFTIVFIMIFWVVSKGIKSGIERMNVWMMPALFILLILMLLYSFSFNGFAGAFNFLFKPDFSVLVNDGSLNTELILNALGLSFFSLSMGVCVVLTYAASLPENTNVIKSTLSIIFINILVGIMMGLIVFTFVFEYGASPNQQGPGLIFVSLMSLFSNLGIIGNILAVAFFIALLFAGLTSAVSMVEPFAFYLINKFGISRKLALTYIAIFVYIFGSFCILGFHKDYSIYFTFFGKSIFDCLDYLTSNILMPVSAIVTCIFVGFVVEKCKLEELFIPYMKETGFKIWLFFIRFICPIVILVIMLKNI comes from the coding sequence ATGAGAGAACAATTTTCTAAAATTGGATTTATTTTAGCGATGGCAGGTTCTGCTGTTGGGCTTGGTAATGCTTGGAAATTTCCTACTATGGTAGGAACTAATGGTGGTTCAGTATTCATATTATTATATTTAATATTAACATTTTTAATAGCTTTTATGGTTTTTTTGGGTGAATTAAGTATAGGAAAAATTACTAGAAAAGATGCTGTAGGTGCTTTTAGTGAACTTGCTAATAAAGGCAAAAATATATGGGGTTTAGCTGGATTTTTTATGATAGGAGCTATATTAATTATTTGTTTTTATAGTGTTGTTATAGGATGGATTTTAAAGTATATTTATTCTAGTTTTTTTACATTACCTAATACTACAGATGCAGCTGGTGCAATGTTTAATAAATTAATTAGCGATGATTTAAGCTCTCAATTTACATGTTTTACTATAGTATTTATAATGATATTTTGGGTAGTTAGCAAAGGTATTAAAAGCGGTATTGAAAGAATGAATGTATGGATGATGCCTGCTTTATTCATATTACTTATACTAATGTTGCTTTATAGTTTTAGTTTCAATGGATTTGCTGGTGCTTTTAATTTTTTATTCAAGCCTGATTTTTCAGTCCTTGTTAATGATGGTAGTTTAAATACTGAATTAATTTTAAATGCCTTAGGTCTTAGTTTTTTTAGTTTATCTATGGGTGTTTGTGTAGTTTTAACATACGCTGCAAGTTTGCCTGAAAATACAAATGTTATCAAATCAACATTGTCAATTATTTTCATAAATATTTTAGTTGGTATTATGATGGGACTTATCGTTTTTACTTTTGTATTTGAATATGGAGCAAGTCCAAATCAGCAAGGTCCAGGTCTTATATTTGTAAGTTTGATGAGTTTGTTTTCAAATTTGGGAATTATTGGTAATATTTTAGCTGTTGCATTTTTTATAGCATTACTTTTTGCTGGGCTTACTAGTGCTGTTTCTATGGTAGAGCCATTTGCGTTTTATTTGATAAATAAATTTGGAATTAGTAGAAAATTAGCACTAACATATATAGCTATTTTTGTTTATATATTTGGTTCATTTTGTATTTTAGGTTTTCATAAAGACTATTCTATATATTTTACCTTTTTTGGGAAAAGTATTTTTGATTGTTTAGATTATTTAACATCAAATATTTTAATGCCAGTTTCAGCTATTGTTACTTGTATTTTCGTAGGATTTGTTGTTGAAAAGTGCAAATTAGAAGAATTATTCATTCCTTATATGAAAGAAACAGGTTTTAAAATTTGGTTATTTTTTATAAGATTTATTTGCCCTATAGTAATTTTAGTAATTATGTTAAAAAATATTTAA